A genomic stretch from Thermomonospora umbrina includes:
- a CDS encoding sirohydrochlorin chelatase produces MKPPLLLVGHGTRDDDGVAEFGKFVERLRGRLPVDVAGGFIELSPPPLTEAVAELWGRGHRRIAAVPIVLVAAGHGKGDIPGAMAREQVRHPGLSYTYGRPLGPHPTLLALLEERLRAVLPPEEEAAVLLVGRGSTDPDANSEVHKVARLFWEGREEGLSTVEPAFVSLARPSVADGLERCRLLGARRVVVLPYFLFPGVLPDRVADEARAYAAEHPDLDVRCADVIGDCDGLADVVLERYEEALVGDIRMNCDTCVYRIAMPGFEERVGAPQTPHHHPDDPGHGHGHGHAH; encoded by the coding sequence GTGAAGCCGCCGCTGCTGCTGGTGGGCCATGGGACCCGCGATGACGACGGGGTCGCCGAGTTCGGCAAGTTCGTGGAACGCCTGCGCGGCCGCCTGCCGGTGGACGTCGCGGGCGGGTTCATCGAGCTGTCCCCGCCGCCCCTGACCGAGGCCGTCGCCGAACTGTGGGGGCGCGGGCACCGCCGGATCGCCGCCGTCCCGATCGTCCTCGTGGCGGCCGGGCACGGCAAGGGCGACATCCCCGGCGCGATGGCCCGCGAACAGGTCCGGCACCCCGGTCTGTCGTACACCTACGGCCGCCCGCTGGGCCCGCACCCCACCCTCCTCGCCCTGCTGGAGGAGCGCCTACGGGCCGTCCTGCCGCCGGAGGAGGAGGCGGCCGTCCTACTGGTGGGGCGCGGCTCCACCGACCCGGACGCCAACTCCGAGGTCCACAAGGTGGCCCGCCTGTTCTGGGAGGGGCGCGAGGAGGGGCTGTCGACGGTCGAGCCCGCGTTCGTGTCGCTGGCCCGGCCGAGCGTGGCCGACGGACTGGAGCGCTGCCGCCTCCTCGGGGCCCGCCGCGTCGTCGTCCTGCCGTACTTCCTGTTCCCCGGCGTGCTGCCCGACCGAGTGGCCGACGAGGCGCGGGCGTACGCCGCCGAGCACCCCGACCTGGACGTCCGCTGCGCCGACGTGATCGGCGACTGCGACGGCCTCGCCGACGTGGTCCTCGAACGGTACGAGGAGGCGCTCGTCGGGGACATTCGGATGAACTGCGACACCTGCGTCTACCGGATCGCCATGCCCGGCTTCGAGGAACGCGTCGGCGCACCCCAGACGCCCCACCATCACCCCGACGACCCGGGCCACGGGCACGGCCACGGCCATGCCCACTGA
- the cobC gene encoding Rv2231c family pyridoxal phosphate-dependent protein CobC: protein MPTDPDLRHHGDAEVGDGLVDFAVNVRGVAPPDWLARRLRRSIEDLARYPDPARARHAVARRHGRTPDEVLPTAGAAEAFVLLARALTPRRAVVVHPQFTEPEAALRAAGHPVERVVLDGDFKLDPGRIPPDADLVMIGNPTNPTSVLHSAAEILDVCARPGRTVVVDEAFMDCVPGEPETLAGVSAPGLVVLRSLTKTWALAGLRAGYVLAPPPLITALSEAQPLWAVSTPALVAIEACCEPAALAEAGAWAAALGVERDRLAGELALRGLIAVPGARASFLCVRTPDALDLRERLRERGYAVRRGDTFPGLGPDWLRIAVRDRAANDTLLEALDDLGR, encoded by the coding sequence ATGCCCACCGACCCCGACCTGCGGCACCACGGGGACGCCGAGGTGGGGGACGGGCTCGTGGACTTCGCCGTGAACGTGCGCGGCGTCGCCCCGCCCGACTGGCTGGCCCGGCGGCTGCGCCGTTCGATCGAGGACCTGGCGCGCTACCCCGACCCCGCCCGCGCCCGGCACGCGGTCGCCCGCAGGCACGGTCGGACGCCGGACGAGGTGCTGCCGACCGCCGGGGCCGCCGAGGCGTTCGTCCTGCTGGCCCGCGCGTTGACGCCCCGGCGCGCCGTCGTCGTCCACCCGCAGTTCACCGAGCCGGAGGCGGCGCTGCGGGCGGCGGGCCACCCCGTCGAACGGGTCGTGCTGGACGGCGACTTCAAGCTGGACCCCGGCCGGATCCCGCCGGACGCCGACCTCGTCATGATCGGCAACCCCACCAACCCCACCTCGGTGCTGCACTCCGCCGCCGAGATCCTCGACGTCTGCGCCCGGCCCGGCCGCACCGTCGTGGTGGACGAGGCGTTCATGGACTGCGTCCCCGGCGAACCGGAGACCCTCGCCGGCGTCTCCGCGCCGGGCCTGGTCGTGCTGCGGAGCCTCACCAAGACCTGGGCGTTGGCGGGGCTCCGCGCCGGATACGTCCTCGCCCCGCCGCCGCTGATCACCGCCCTGTCCGAGGCCCAGCCGCTGTGGGCGGTGTCCACACCGGCGCTGGTCGCGATCGAGGCGTGCTGCGAGCCGGCCGCCCTGGCCGAGGCCGGCGCCTGGGCCGCCGCGCTGGGCGTCGAACGCGACCGGCTGGCCGGCGAGCTGGCCCTGCGCGGCCTCATCGCCGTCCCCGGGGCCCGCGCCTCGTTCCTGTGCGTCCGGACGCCCGATGCCCTCGACCTGCGAGAACGCCTGCGCGAACGGGGCTACGCGGTACGGCGCGGCGACACGTTCCCAGGGCTCGGGCCCGACTGGCTGCGGATCGCCGTCCGGGACCGGGCCGCCAACGACACCCTGCTGGAGGCACTGGATGACCTGGGACGCTGA
- a CDS encoding precorrin-8X methylmutase, with protein MTSREPHPIEVRSYEILRSRVDLSPMPPLWRAVAERVIHASADLEYAIDLVTDEADLLRGWAALRSGAPVVTDVGMVAAGITARETLCHIGDPATARMAKAAGITRSAAAVRLSYSEVGPGAVWVVGCAPTALEEVIKLNVAPALVVGLPVGFVGAAESKQALRESGLPQVSNVSEKGGSAVAAAAVNALLYHESQGAM; from the coding sequence ATGACGTCGCGTGAGCCGCACCCCATCGAGGTGAGGTCGTACGAGATCCTGCGATCCCGCGTCGACCTGTCGCCGATGCCCCCGCTGTGGCGGGCGGTGGCCGAACGGGTGATCCATGCCAGCGCCGACCTGGAGTACGCGATCGACCTGGTCACCGACGAGGCCGACCTGCTGCGGGGCTGGGCCGCGCTGCGGTCCGGCGCGCCGGTGGTGACCGACGTGGGCATGGTCGCCGCCGGGATCACCGCGCGCGAGACGCTCTGCCACATCGGCGACCCCGCCACCGCCCGGATGGCCAAGGCCGCCGGCATCACTCGGTCCGCCGCCGCCGTCCGGCTCTCGTACTCCGAGGTCGGGCCGGGCGCGGTCTGGGTCGTCGGCTGCGCCCCCACCGCGCTGGAGGAGGTCATCAAGCTGAACGTCGCGCCCGCGCTGGTCGTCGGGCTGCCGGTCGGCTTCGTCGGGGCCGCCGAGTCCAAGCAGGCGCTGCGCGAGAGCGGGCTGCCCCAGGTCAGCAACGTCTCCGAGAAGGGCGGGTCCGCCGTGGCGGCCGCCGCCGTCAACGCCCTGCTGTACCACGAGTCGCAAGGAGCGATGTGA
- a CDS encoding AAA family ATPase: MTSPADQSAVHDGRRNDGPGPGEGADEARTDRPTGPPDATEPQSEAAEAAAADAGTGEGAGGSEGHDAETGRDETAGHDAETPEATGQDEAPGPVGGGQGEAAGRDESAGRDAGHGEVPGRETADPGETAGHDAGVGRRETSGRHESGRRDAGAGGGEALDGGSLGPGPGAGPDAGSGSGGSPQGASVIGMTDDPEREVDLARVLTELRDQVSEVRFVLDVPGVEDARAAQSEIKSQLDDYVLPRIRGKSAPMLVVLGGSTGAGKSTLVNTLVGARVSATGVLRPTTSSPILVCHPDHADWFLKGPLLPDMGRVPGPAPDAIAGDQLVIIGSDQLPEGLALLDSPDFDSVFEDHYEFATKLMAAADLWLCVTTSARYADAQVWQMLQRAKEQGASLGVVLSRVPQGAGSEVVDHFAEMLEVNGVGDARRFTIPETRIEQSRLPDEAAEEVRSWLLELAENHDRRSQVIRDTFGGVLDSFRTRVPELAKQVEAQVEVRTVLREEVEAAYATAMAELDEATRNGSLLRGEVLARWQDFAGTGDLLRSLRVQRPRSGRKSNRRRRNPTRLRALKSALRAGLESLIMAAAEHAGEEVLARWGAHPAGGQLLAGPAGSLGGVSPELSRRVTRAVSSWQDHVLELVRTEGVTKRTVSKLVSFDEEALSLVLMIGLLGYGTADVAVEGGTSAVPQRLLKALFGAESLRGMGAKARADLRSRIGMLFDEEAIRYGQALDAAGIPDETAAVQLYQATYNLEVAR; this comes from the coding sequence GTGACATCCCCAGCAGATCAGAGCGCGGTCCACGACGGCCGGCGCAACGACGGCCCGGGCCCCGGTGAGGGCGCCGACGAGGCGCGCACCGACCGGCCCACCGGGCCCCCCGACGCCACCGAGCCCCAGAGCGAGGCCGCCGAGGCCGCCGCCGCGGACGCGGGCACCGGCGAAGGTGCCGGCGGTTCCGAGGGCCACGACGCCGAGACCGGCCGGGACGAGACCGCCGGCCACGATGCGGAAACCCCCGAGGCCACCGGCCAGGACGAGGCCCCCGGCCCCGTGGGCGGCGGCCAGGGCGAGGCGGCCGGCCGCGATGAGAGCGCCGGCCGCGACGCGGGCCACGGTGAGGTGCCGGGCCGCGAGACGGCCGACCCGGGCGAGACCGCGGGTCACGATGCCGGTGTCGGACGCCGAGAGACCTCCGGCCGCCACGAGAGCGGCCGCCGCGATGCCGGCGCCGGTGGCGGTGAGGCCCTCGACGGCGGGAGCCTCGGGCCAGGCCCGGGCGCCGGGCCCGACGCGGGCTCGGGGTCGGGAGGGTCGCCCCAAGGGGCGTCGGTCATCGGTATGACCGACGATCCCGAGCGCGAGGTCGACCTGGCCCGTGTGCTGACCGAGCTGCGCGACCAGGTGAGCGAGGTCAGGTTCGTGCTGGACGTGCCCGGCGTCGAGGACGCCCGCGCCGCCCAGTCGGAGATCAAGAGTCAGCTCGACGACTACGTGCTGCCCCGGATCCGCGGCAAGAGCGCCCCCATGCTGGTGGTCCTCGGCGGCTCCACCGGCGCGGGCAAGTCCACGCTGGTCAACACGCTGGTCGGGGCCCGGGTCAGCGCGACCGGCGTGCTGCGACCCACCACCAGCAGCCCCATCCTGGTCTGCCACCCCGACCACGCCGACTGGTTCCTCAAGGGTCCGCTGCTGCCCGACATGGGCCGGGTGCCGGGGCCCGCCCCCGACGCCATCGCCGGCGACCAGCTCGTCATCATCGGCAGCGACCAGCTCCCCGAGGGGCTGGCGCTGCTGGACAGCCCGGACTTCGACTCCGTCTTCGAGGACCACTACGAGTTCGCCACCAAGCTGATGGCCGCCGCCGACCTGTGGCTGTGCGTCACCACGTCGGCGCGCTACGCCGACGCCCAGGTGTGGCAGATGCTCCAGCGCGCCAAGGAGCAGGGCGCCAGCCTCGGCGTCGTCCTGTCCCGGGTGCCGCAGGGGGCCGGGTCCGAGGTCGTCGACCACTTCGCCGAGATGCTCGAGGTGAACGGGGTCGGCGACGCCCGCCGCTTCACCATCCCCGAGACCCGGATCGAGCAGAGCCGGCTGCCCGACGAGGCCGCCGAGGAGGTCCGCTCCTGGCTGCTGGAGCTGGCGGAGAACCACGACCGCCGCTCCCAGGTCATCCGCGACACGTTCGGCGGCGTCCTCGACAGCTTCCGCACCCGCGTTCCCGAGCTGGCCAAGCAGGTCGAGGCCCAGGTCGAGGTCCGTACCGTGCTGCGCGAGGAGGTCGAGGCGGCGTACGCCACCGCGATGGCCGAGCTGGACGAGGCCACCCGCAACGGCTCACTGCTGCGCGGCGAGGTGCTGGCCCGCTGGCAGGACTTCGCGGGCACCGGCGACCTGCTGCGCTCGCTGCGCGTCCAGCGTCCCCGGTCGGGTCGCAAGAGCAACCGCCGCCGCCGCAACCCCACCCGGCTGCGGGCCCTCAAGAGCGCGCTGCGCGCCGGGCTGGAGTCGCTGATCATGGCGGCCGCCGAGCACGCGGGCGAGGAGGTGCTGGCCCGCTGGGGCGCGCACCCCGCCGGAGGCCAGTTGCTCGCCGGGCCCGCCGGGTCCCTCGGCGGGGTCTCCCCGGAGCTGTCCCGGCGCGTCACCCGGGCCGTCAGCTCCTGGCAGGACCACGTCCTGGAGCTGGTCCGCACCGAGGGCGTCACCAAGCGAACGGTCTCCAAGCTCGTGTCGTTCGACGAGGAGGCCCTGTCCCTCGTGCTGATGATCGGCCTGCTCGGCTACGGGACCGCCGACGTCGCGGTCGAGGGCGGCACCAGCGCCGTTCCCCAGCGGCTGCTCAAGGCGCTGTTCGGCGCCGAGTCGCTGCGCGGCATGGGCGCCAAGGCCCGTGCCGACCTGCGCAGCCGGATCGGCATGCTGTTCGACGAGGAGGCCATCCGCTACGGCCAGGCCCTCGACGCGGCCGGCATCCCCGACGAGACCGCCGCCGTCCAGCTCTACCAGGCCACCTACAACCTCGAGGTCGCCCGATGA
- the cobA gene encoding uroporphyrinogen-III C-methyltransferase: MPVTSYPDRPDRPERESTVPPYLLGLRLRGRRVVVVGGGRVAQRRVPALLAAGADVSLIAPEVTPSLDDLIAAGRFSWERRPYRGGDLDGAWLVQAVTDDPKVNAAVAADAEAARIWCVRADDAEASDAWTPASGQVGETTVGVLAGGDPRRAAGIRDAVVDGLRDATLVPLGGARHSRTKPTGVALVGGGPGDPDLITVRGRQLLAQADVVVTDRLAPRLLLDELPADVEVIDAAKIPYGRTVTQDRINDHLVEHARAGRFVVRLKGGDPFVFGRGAEEVLHCARHGIPVTVVPGITSAVAVPSAAGIPVTHRGVAQEFHVISAHVAPDHPSSTVDWEGLGRAHGTLVLLMAVERMSLIADTLMRYGRSPDTPVAVVQDGTLPDQRTLTATLGTVVDEMAAGGVRPPAIVVVGDVVDVAREIDMVRADYLAGGTGSVASPADQHGDMGRAP, from the coding sequence ATGCCCGTCACCTCTTACCCCGACCGTCCAGACCGTCCCGAGCGAGAGAGCACCGTGCCGCCGTACCTTCTTGGCCTGCGCCTGCGCGGGCGCCGCGTCGTCGTCGTGGGCGGCGGCCGGGTCGCCCAGCGCCGTGTCCCCGCCCTGCTGGCGGCCGGTGCCGACGTGTCGCTGATCGCCCCGGAGGTGACCCCCTCCCTGGACGATCTGATCGCCGCCGGCCGGTTCTCCTGGGAGCGGCGGCCCTACCGCGGGGGCGACCTCGACGGCGCCTGGCTCGTTCAGGCCGTCACCGACGACCCCAAGGTGAACGCGGCGGTGGCCGCCGACGCCGAGGCCGCCAGGATCTGGTGCGTGCGCGCCGACGACGCCGAGGCGTCCGACGCCTGGACGCCGGCGAGCGGACAGGTGGGGGAGACCACCGTCGGCGTCCTGGCCGGGGGCGACCCCCGCCGCGCCGCCGGGATCCGCGACGCCGTCGTCGACGGCCTGCGCGACGCCACCCTGGTGCCGCTGGGCGGGGCCCGCCACTCCCGGACGAAGCCGACCGGGGTGGCCCTGGTCGGCGGCGGTCCCGGCGACCCCGACCTGATCACCGTGCGGGGGCGGCAACTGCTGGCCCAGGCCGACGTGGTGGTCACCGACCGGCTGGCCCCCCGGCTGCTGCTGGACGAGCTGCCCGCCGACGTCGAGGTCATCGACGCCGCCAAGATCCCCTACGGCCGCACCGTCACCCAGGACCGCATCAACGACCACCTCGTCGAACACGCCCGGGCCGGTCGGTTCGTGGTCCGGCTCAAGGGCGGCGACCCGTTCGTGTTCGGTCGCGGCGCCGAAGAGGTGCTGCACTGCGCCCGCCACGGCATCCCGGTCACCGTGGTCCCCGGCATCACCAGCGCCGTCGCGGTCCCGTCGGCCGCGGGCATCCCGGTCACCCACCGCGGCGTCGCCCAGGAGTTCCACGTGATCTCGGCGCACGTGGCCCCCGACCACCCCTCCTCCACCGTCGACTGGGAGGGCCTCGGCCGGGCGCACGGAACGTTGGTGCTGCTCATGGCGGTGGAACGGATGAGTCTCATCGCCGACACCCTGATGCGCTATGGTCGGTCGCCTGATACGCCCGTCGCGGTCGTTCAGGACGGTACCCTTCCGGATCAGCGGACGCTCACCGCGACGCTCGGGACGGTGGTGGACGAGATGGCGGCCGGCGGCGTACGGCCACCGGCGATCGTCGTCGTGGGCGACGTGGTGGACGTGGCGCGAGAGATCGACATGGTACGAGCGGACTACCTGGCCGGCGGAACGGGCTCCGTGGCCTCACCGGCAGATCAGCATGGAGATATGGGGCGGGCTCCGTGA
- the bluB gene encoding 5,6-dimethylbenzimidazole synthase, which yields MTWDAESLYRVIGERRDIRDGFLPDPVDDAVLTRVLQAAHQAPSVGLTQPWDFLIIRDPDRRDRVRALAETQRQAYVRTLSAARRDRFDGLKVEAIREAPVNIAVTCDPTRGGRTPLGRHSQPRTAPYSVACAVQNLWLAARAENLGVGWVSFFDERELAAELGLPDHVEVVAYLCVGHVAEFPPAPQLALTGWARRRPLAWAVHQESYGRRGLPGEVPVDLIDETIAAIRPPDEAAMRDTRDLQSRLTKPPGALGVLEDLSVRLAGLAGGCPPPLPEPAAVAIFAADHGVHARGVSPWPQEVTAQMVANFLAGGAVVNAFAAQVGAEVTVVDVGVAAPLAPAPGLLPRKIAPGTADMTVAPAMTPDQVRRAVETGIEVARDLVAAGNRCLITGDMGIANTTASAALIAAFTGLPPEEVTGRGTGIDDATHQHKIEVVRTALAHHGLLPAPAASAPGGACDPSPAVPPQAVPPSPAVASPAGPLEVLAAVGGLEHAALAGFILGAAACRVPVVLDGVIAGAAALAAVALAPEALGACVAGHRSVEPGHAATVEHLGLRPLVDLELRLGEGTGALLALPLVQSAVRVLHEVATFDSAGVSDKSGS from the coding sequence ATGACCTGGGACGCTGAGTCGCTCTATCGGGTGATCGGTGAACGGCGCGACATCCGCGACGGCTTCCTCCCCGACCCGGTGGACGACGCCGTCCTCACCCGCGTCCTCCAGGCCGCCCACCAGGCCCCCTCGGTCGGCCTCACCCAGCCCTGGGACTTCCTGATCATCCGCGACCCCGACCGGCGCGACCGCGTGCGCGCCCTCGCCGAGACCCAGCGGCAGGCGTACGTCCGCACCCTGTCGGCGGCCCGTCGCGACCGGTTCGACGGGCTCAAGGTGGAGGCGATCCGCGAGGCCCCGGTCAACATCGCCGTCACCTGCGACCCCACGAGGGGCGGACGCACCCCGCTGGGCCGCCACTCCCAGCCCCGCACCGCCCCCTACTCGGTGGCCTGCGCCGTGCAGAACCTCTGGCTGGCCGCCCGCGCCGAGAACCTCGGCGTCGGCTGGGTCAGCTTCTTCGACGAACGGGAGCTGGCCGCCGAACTGGGCCTCCCCGATCACGTCGAGGTCGTCGCCTACCTCTGCGTGGGGCACGTCGCCGAGTTCCCGCCCGCCCCCCAACTCGCCCTGACCGGCTGGGCGCGCCGCCGCCCGCTGGCCTGGGCCGTCCACCAGGAGTCCTACGGCCGCCGCGGCCTGCCAGGAGAGGTACCCGTGGATCTGATCGACGAGACGATCGCCGCCATCCGCCCGCCGGACGAGGCCGCCATGCGCGACACGCGCGACCTCCAGTCCCGTCTGACCAAGCCGCCCGGCGCCCTCGGCGTCCTCGAGGACCTGTCCGTACGCCTCGCCGGTCTGGCCGGGGGGTGCCCGCCCCCGCTCCCCGAACCCGCCGCCGTCGCGATCTTCGCCGCCGACCACGGGGTCCACGCCCGGGGCGTCTCCCCGTGGCCGCAGGAGGTGACGGCCCAGATGGTGGCCAACTTCCTGGCCGGCGGGGCCGTCGTCAACGCGTTCGCCGCCCAGGTCGGCGCCGAGGTCACCGTCGTCGACGTCGGCGTCGCCGCCCCGCTCGCCCCGGCCCCCGGACTGCTGCCCCGCAAGATCGCCCCCGGCACCGCCGACATGACCGTCGCCCCCGCCATGACCCCCGACCAGGTCCGCCGGGCCGTCGAGACCGGCATCGAGGTCGCCCGCGACCTGGTCGCCGCCGGCAACCGCTGCCTGATCACCGGCGACATGGGCATCGCCAACACCACCGCCTCCGCCGCCCTGATCGCCGCCTTCACCGGCCTCCCCCCGGAAGAGGTCACCGGCCGGGGCACCGGCATCGACGACGCCACCCACCAGCACAAGATCGAGGTCGTCCGCACGGCCCTCGCCCACCACGGCCTGCTCCCCGCACCGGCCGCCTCGGCACCCGGCGGCGCCTGCGACCCTTCGCCGGCCGTTCCGCCCCAAGCCGTTCCGCCGTCGCCCGCCGTCGCGTCCCCGGCGGGACCCCTGGAGGTGCTGGCGGCGGTCGGGGGGCTGGAGCACGCGGCGCTGGCCGGGTTCATCCTCGGCGCGGCGGCCTGCCGGGTGCCCGTGGTGCTCGACGGGGTGATCGCCGGGGCCGCCGCGCTGGCCGCGGTGGCGCTGGCCCCGGAGGCCCTCGGGGCCTGTGTCGCGGGTCACCGTTCGGTCGAGCCGGGACACGCCGCTACCGTGGAACACCTGGGACTACGCCCGCTGGTCGACCTCGAACTGCGACTCGGCGAGGGGACCGGCGCGCTGCTGGCGCTGCCCCTGGTGCAGAGCGCCGTGCGCGTCCTCCACGAGGTCGCCACGTTCGACTCGGCGGGCGTCAGCGACAAGAGTGGGAGCTAA
- the cobJ gene encoding precorrin-3B C(17)-methyltransferase, producing the protein MIGVVAATAAGRASAAALAEAWPDEVRLFTENGPADGLRAAWEGCDTIVAFLAVGAAVRVLAPLLGHKTEDPAVVCVDESLRYAVPVLGGHHGGNTLAHRLSGTLGCEPVITTASDRAGLTALDSYGADLGFSVDNPDMLARTGTAVLSREPVRLTGATGWPLPPLPPNVGPDADAALTIHITDLLTPPPPAVGELVYRPPSLVVGVGSARGVSAEEVGGLIDAALREAGLSPASVRCVATVDLKADEEGILAAARERGWDVVTHPASVLAAVDVPNPSETVRAEVGTPSVAEAAALHTARSHGKAAALVVEKRKTANTTVAVARLVPKGRLAIIGLGPGARDLLTPRAVTALQRASVVVGLDQYVDQIRDLLRPGTRVVESGLGQEEARARAAVQEAQAGHAVALIGSGDAGIYAMASPALEFAGDDIEVEGVPGITAAIAASNLLGAPLGHDHAYVSLSDLHTPWEAIERRVRAAAEGDFTVCFYNPRSRARDWQLPKALAILAAHRPAETPVGFVRNAGRPDEALTITTLGEMDPAAVDMFTVVLVGSGRSRRVAGRFVTPRGYRWA; encoded by the coding sequence ATGATCGGGGTCGTCGCCGCGACGGCGGCGGGACGGGCCTCCGCCGCCGCGCTGGCCGAGGCATGGCCGGACGAGGTCCGCCTCTTCACGGAGAACGGGCCCGCCGACGGACTGCGCGCGGCCTGGGAGGGCTGCGACACGATCGTCGCGTTCCTGGCCGTCGGCGCCGCCGTCCGCGTCCTGGCCCCCCTGCTGGGCCACAAGACCGAGGACCCCGCTGTGGTCTGCGTGGACGAGTCCCTGCGGTACGCGGTGCCCGTCCTCGGCGGCCACCACGGCGGCAACACGCTCGCCCACCGCCTGTCCGGGACCCTGGGCTGCGAGCCCGTCATCACCACGGCGAGCGACCGGGCCGGCCTCACGGCACTGGATTCTTACGGTGCGGACCTGGGCTTCTCGGTGGACAATCCGGACATGCTCGCCCGTACCGGCACCGCCGTCCTCTCCCGCGAGCCCGTCCGCCTCACCGGCGCCACCGGCTGGCCCCTCCCACCCCTCCCACCGAACGTCGGCCCCGACGCCGACGCCGCCCTGACGATCCACATCACCGACCTCCTCACACCACCCCCGCCCGCCGTCGGGGAACTGGTGTATCGGCCGCCGTCGCTGGTCGTCGGGGTCGGGTCGGCGCGGGGTGTGTCCGCGGAGGAGGTCGGCGGGCTGATCGACGCGGCGCTGCGCGAGGCGGGGCTGTCGCCGGCGTCGGTGCGCTGTGTGGCGACCGTCGACCTCAAGGCCGACGAGGAGGGCATCCTCGCGGCGGCCCGGGAACGGGGTTGGGACGTCGTGACCCACCCGGCATCCGTGCTGGCCGCCGTGGACGTGCCCAATCCGTCCGAGACGGTGCGCGCCGAGGTCGGGACGCCCAGCGTCGCCGAGGCCGCCGCGCTGCACACCGCCCGTTCCCACGGCAAGGCCGCCGCGCTGGTGGTCGAGAAGCGCAAGACGGCCAACACGACCGTGGCCGTCGCGCGGCTCGTCCCCAAGGGCCGGCTGGCGATCATCGGGCTCGGCCCCGGCGCGCGCGACCTGCTCACCCCGCGCGCCGTCACCGCGTTGCAGCGGGCCTCGGTGGTGGTGGGCCTGGACCAGTACGTCGACCAGATCCGCGACCTGCTGCGCCCCGGCACCCGGGTGGTGGAGAGCGGGCTCGGCCAGGAGGAGGCCCGCGCCCGCGCCGCCGTTCAGGAGGCTCAGGCGGGTCACGCGGTCGCGCTGATCGGCTCCGGGGACGCCGGGATCTACGCCATGGCGAGCCCCGCGCTGGAGTTCGCCGGGGACGACATCGAGGTGGAGGGCGTGCCCGGCATCACCGCCGCGATCGCCGCGTCCAACCTGCTCGGCGCTCCGCTCGGCCACGATCACGCGTACGTCTCGCTGTCGGACCTGCACACCCCGTGGGAGGCCATCGAGCGGCGGGTCCGCGCGGCGGCCGAGGGCGACTTCACCGTCTGCTTCTACAACCCGCGCAGCAGGGCCCGCGACTGGCAGCTCCCCAAGGCGCTGGCGATCCTGGCCGCCCACCGGCCCGCCGAGACCCCCGTCGGGTTCGTCCGCAACGCGGGCCGCCCGGACGAGGCGCTGACGATCACCACGCTCGGGGAGATGGACCCGGCGGCGGTCGACATGTTCACCGTGGTCCTGGTCGGGTCCGGCCGCAGCCGGAGGGTCGCCGGGCGATTCGTCACCCCCAGGGGGTATCGATGGGCCTGA
- a CDS encoding DUF362 domain-containing protein → MGLIAEVTDRCQGCGACLLTCPEHAIRPHGDPLLVLADRCTGCLECVEICPVDAIDVVDSAEARQGER, encoded by the coding sequence ATGGGCCTGATCGCGGAGGTCACCGACCGCTGCCAGGGCTGCGGCGCCTGCCTGCTGACCTGTCCGGAGCACGCGATCCGCCCGCACGGCGACCCCCTGCTGGTGCTGGCCGACCGCTGCACCGGCTGTCTGGAATGTGTGGAGATCTGCCCGGTGGACGCCATCGACGTCGTCGATTCCGCCGAGGCCCGGCAAGGAGAACGATGA